In Primulina eburnea isolate SZY01 chromosome 3, ASM2296580v1, whole genome shotgun sequence, one DNA window encodes the following:
- the LOC140827425 gene encoding LOW QUALITY PROTEIN: chaperonin CPN60-2, mitochondrial-like (The sequence of the model RefSeq protein was modified relative to this genomic sequence to represent the inferred CDS: deleted 1 base in 1 codon) encodes MYRFAANLASKARVARSSIQQFGSGVGWTRNYAAKDIRFGVEARSLMLKGVEDLADAVQVTMGPKGRNVVIEQSWGAPKVTKDGVTVAKSIEFKDKIKNIGASLVKQVANATNEVAGDGTTCATVLTRAIFAEGCKSVAAGMNAMDLRRGISMAVDSVVTNLKSRARMISTSEEIAQVGTISANGEREIGELIAKAMEKVGKEGVITIQDGKTLFNELEVVEGMKLDRGYISPYFITNQKNQKCEMDEPIILIHEKKISSLNGIVKVLELALKRQRPLLIVAEDVESEALATLILNKIRAGIKVCAIKAPGFGENRKSGLQDLAVLTGGQVLTEELGLYLDEVNLDMLGSCKKVSISKDDTVILDGFGEKKVIEERSEQIRSAIELSTSDYDKEKLQERLAKLSGGVAVLKIGGASEAEVSEKKDRVTDALNATKAAVEEGIVPGGGVALLYASKELDKLPTANFDQKIGVQIIQNALKMPVHTIAKNAGVEGAVVVGKLLEQDNPDLGYDAAKGEYVDMVKAGVIDPLKVIRTALVDAASVSSLMTTTEAIIVEQPTEEKPSPAMGGGMGGMGGMDY; translated from the exons ATGTATCGTTTCGCTGCAAACCTAGCATCCAAGGCCAG GGTTGCAAGAAGCAGCATCCAGCAG TTTGGCAGTGGAGTGGGTTGGACCAGGAACTATGCCGCAAAAGACATCAGATTTGGAGTGGAGGCGAGGTCTCTTATGCTTAAAGGTGTGGAAGATCTCGCAGATGCAGTTCAAGTCACGATGGGGCCGAAG ggCCGTAATGTGGTGATTGAACAGAGTTGGGGTGCCCCTAAAGTGACAAAGGATGGTGTGACAGTTGCAAAGAGCATTGAATTTAAGGACAAAATTAAGAATATTGGGGCAAGCCTTGTAAAACAGGTTGCAAATGCTACAAAC GAAGTGGCTGGAGATG GTACTACTTGTGCTACTGTTCTCACCCGTGCAATATTTGCCGAAGGGTGTAAATCAGTAGCAGCAGGTATGAACGCCATGGATCTAAGGCGGGGAATTTCCATGGCGGTTGATTCTGTGGTCACAAACTTGAAAAGCAGGGCCAGAATGATAAGCACGTCAGAGGAGATTGCTCAG GTTGGGACAATCTCTGCTAATGGAGAACGAGAAATAGGTGAGCTGATTGCAAAAGCTATGGAAAAAGTTGGTAAAGAAGGTGTCATTACAATACAA GATGGAAAGACATTGTTCAATGAACTCGAAGTTGTGGAGGGAATGAAGCTAGATAGAGGTTATATTTCTCCATACTTCATTACAAACCAGAAGAATCAGAAATGT GAAATGGACGAACCCATCATTCTTATTCATGAGAAGAAAATATCAAGCTTAAATGGGATTGTGAAAGTTCTAGAGCTGGCTTTAAAG AGGCAAAGGCCACTATTGATAGTTGCAGAAGATGTGGAAAGTGAGGCACTTGCAACTCTTATACTGAACAAGATTCGTGCTGGAATTAAG GTTTGTGCTATTAAAGCTCCTGGTTTTGGAGAGAACAGGAAATCTGGTTTGCAAGATCTTGCAGTTTTAACAGGAGGCCAG GTCTTAACTGAAGAACTGGGACTATACCTTGACGAAGTGAATTTGGATATGCTGGGCTCATGTAAAAAG GTCTCTATATCCAAGGATGACACTGTTATACTTGATGGGTTTGGTGAAAAGAAAGTCATAGAAGAAAGATCTGAGCAG ATTAGGTCAGCAATTGAATTGAGTACCTCTGACTATGACAAGGAGAAGTTGCAAGAGAGGCTAGCTAAACTTTCTGGTGGTGTAGCTGTTCTTAAG ATTGGAGGAGCCAGTGAAGCAGAGGTTAGTGAGAAAAAAGATAGGGTGACAGATGCTCTAAATGCCACAAAGGCAGCTGTGGAAGAAGGAATTGTGCCTG GTGGTGGAGTTGCTCTACTTTATGCATCGAAGGAATTAGATAAGTTGCCAACTGCGAACTTTGATCAGAAGATTGGTGTTCAAATTATTCAGAATGCATTGAAG ATGCCGGTACATACTATTGCCAAAAATGCCGGAGTAGAAGGTGCTGTTGTTGTcggtaaattattggaacaagATAATCCCGATCTTGGATACGATGCAGCTAAAG GTGAATACGTTGACATGGTTAAGGCCGGAGTGATCGATCCGTTAAAAGTTATCAGAACAGCTCTTGTCGATGCTGCTAG CGTCTCTTCTTTGATGACCACCACAGAAGCTATCATCGTCGAACAACCTACTGAGGAGAAGCCATCCCCGGCAATGGGTGGCGGCATGGGTGGAATGGGTGGCATGGATTACTAG